A single region of the Chrysoperla carnea chromosome 5, inChrCarn1.1, whole genome shotgun sequence genome encodes:
- the LOC123301205 gene encoding zinc finger protein 271-like yields MNEVQTEIKIKDEIIESDSNFHQEVIFLEEKQSDEFYFEGSINYPVDGVFKCKFCDQTYSRRGDLLIHSRTHKAERPYKCNVCNETFLKKSTLIDHHRIHTGEKPFTCDFCERSFNQKSNLKKHEKVHTGERPFKCNLCNKEFTRKAILQQHNVIHTGEKPYKCSVCDRRCSQKSDLKKHERLHTGEKPYKCCLCDQVFQRSKELRRHEIIVHTGVKLFQCILCDKSFWEQYELNKHERVYHPSMSDTPHSTFSIGKIQNNNPTKNAPTFSFAEVQNATINEISQSCSITNQNANIIETSQIFSIDQVHIKTEPSEISSSEKVPNINKNESFQTFPKRKFRHVKIEPSQTFSIENMHLTNITEPFQGFPLENYIKKITNLHTKNKIKYEMGESKPNFKQEVIFLPEDETEMFFTEENSDPFHNISEDSLETSSDMQKWDGYKCKFCDKIYRSRMEFLAHAKSHTGGERPFKCDACDQSFSQQSTLIDHQRTHTGDRRFACEFCNKLFSQRSNLKNHEKVHTGERPFKCNICDRDFTRKSHLQQHYAIHTGEKPFKCSYCDKRCSQKSDMKKHERIHTGEKAYKCDYCDKSFLRRDELKRHETTHNGERSFQCSVCDQSFWEKSALKKHEQTHAESHVCEVCSKSFSNAEKLQKHFETHYKIFQCGICLKTFSKQGNLDTHEKLHQKDTGSPDAGVFKCRFCDKVLTRASHLREHENRHTGSKQFTCSVCEKVFFRKSHLVEHERRHVGKEPYQCDMCNRKFLQKSELTKHIATEHLEDRETFQCSICQMDFFDKTALDEHIEMHNADMVDAGISFFETGMHFMGF; encoded by the exons ATGAATGAAGTACaaacagaaattaaaattaaagacgAAATAATAGAATCGGATTCGAATTTTCATcaagaagtaatttttttagaagaaaaacaaagtgatgaattttatttcgaagGCAGCATAAATTATCCAGTGGATGGAgtatttaaatgcaaattttgtgaTCAAACTTATTCTAGACGTGGcgatttattaattcattcgAGAACCCATAAAGCCGAACGCCCTTATAAATGTAATGTGTGTAACgagacatttttaaaaaaatccacgTTAATAGATCACCATCGAATTCACaccggtgaaaaaccatttacatGTGATTTTTGTGAGCGATCATTTaaccaaaaatcaaatttaaaaaaacatgaaaaagttCATACGGGGGAGAGGCCATTCAAATGTAATTTATGCAATAAAGAATTCACACGAAAAGCAATTTTGCAGCAACACAATGTGATtcataccggtgaaaaaccGTATAAGTGTAGTGTTTGTGATAGACGATGTTCCCaaaaatcagatttaaaaaaacacgaGCGGCTTCACACGGGcgaaaaaccatataaatgtTGTTTATGCGATCAAGTATTTCAACGTAGCAAAGAATTACGTCGCCATGAAATCATTGTACATACTGGTGTGAAATTATTTCAGTGTATTTTATGTGATAAAAGTTTTTGGGAGCAGTACGAGTTAAACAAACATGAAAGAGTTTATCATCCAAGTATGAGTGATACACCtcattcaacattttctattGGAAAAATTCAGAACAACAACCCAACTAAAAATGCTCCAACGTTTTCTTTTGCAGAAGTTCAAAATGCCACCATAAATGAAATATCTCAATCATGTTCTATTACAAATCAGAACGCCAATATAATTGAAAcatctcaaatattttctattgatcAAGTTCATATAAAAACTGAACCATCAGAAATATCTTCTAGTGAAAAAGTtcctaatataaataaaaatgaatcgttTCAAACATTtcctaaaagaaaatttcgCCACGTAAAAATTGAACCATCGCAAacattttctattgaaaatatgCATCTCACAAATATAACTGAACCATTTCAAGGATTTCCTCTTGAAAAC tatatcaaaaaaattaccaatttgcataccaaaaataaaattaaatacgaaATGGGTGAATCAAAACCAAATTTCAAgcaagaagtaatttttttacctgAAGATGAAACTGAAATGTTTTTTACCGAAGAAAATTCGGACCCTTTTCACAACATATCAGAAGATAGTTTAGAAACATCTTCCGATATGCAAAAATGGGATGGATACAAGTGTAAGTTTTGTGACAAAATTTATCGAAGTCGTATGGAGTTTTTAGCTCATGCAAAATCACATACGGGAGGTGAACGACCTTTTAAGTGTGATGCATGTGACCAATCATTTTCCCAACAATCTACGCTAATTGACCATCAACGTACCCACACCGGTGATAGACGGTTTGCTtgtgaattttgtaataaattgtttagccaaaggtcaaatttaaaaaatcatgaaaaagtGCATACCGGAGAAAGACCATTTAAATGTAACATTTGTGATCGTGATTTCACCCGAAAATCTCATTTGCAACAACATTACGCCATTCATACGGGAGAAAAACCGTTCAAATGTAGTTATTGCGATAAAAGATGCTCCCAAAAATCTGATATGAAAAAACATGAAAGAATTCACACAGGTGAAAAGGCGTATAAATGCGAttattgtgataaatcatttttacgGAGGGATGAATTAAAACGTCATGAAACGACTCATAACGGAGAAAGATCATTTCAATGTTCTGTATGTGATCAAAGCTTTTGGGAAAAATCAGCGCTTAAAAAACATGAACAAACTCATGCTGAATCTCATGTGTGTGAAGTGTGTAGCAAGTCATTCTCCAACGCAGAAaagttacaaaaacattttgaaacccattataaaatctttcaatgtggaatttgtttaaaaacatttagcAAACAAGGCAATTTAGACACACATGAAAAACTTCATCAAAAAGATACGGGTAGTCCGGATGCGGGAGTATTTAAATGTCGTTTCTGCGACAAAGTCCTTACACGAGCATCCCATTTACGCGAACATGAAAATCGTCACACAGGATCGAAGCAATTTACCTGCTCGGTTtgtgaaaaagtatttttccgtAAATCACATTTGGTTGAACATGAACGTCGCCATGTTGGTAAGGAGCCGTATCAATGTGATATGTGTAATCGGAAGTTTTTACAAAAGTCTGAGTTGACGAAACATATAGCGACAGAACATCTTGAAGATCGTGAAACTTTTCAATGTTCGATTTGTCAAAtggattttttcgataaaactgcGTTGGATGAACACATTGAAATGCATAATGCAGATATGGTGGATGCAGGCATTAGTTTCTTTGAAACTGGTATGCATTTCATGGGATTTTAA
- the LOC123300619 gene encoding uncharacterized protein LOC123300619: MSSDSSSEDENITKLQEALDTSFINNNMYSNLNKDVTKKKPERDCKDKTEIFKKQVSLRPDKKCDLDEFSILKVTPEFQEFVAKNLRKLLDKEIDLYTSQNDPKATDNNTGGIKLFSNSTVILKDNENYDLEISSKKPKKTSNENEIDLDEQIKSVAVSPDDILSKKDTLFWSKRTKRKPFVYKKLSNGKLELVE, translated from the exons atgtcgtcggattcttcatctgaagatgaaaatattacaaaactcCAAGAGGCTTTGGATAcctcatttataaataataatatgtattcaaatttaaataaagatgtAACGAAAAAGAAACCAGAACGAGATTGTAAGGATAAAACAG aaatatttaaaaaacaagtttcaCTTAGACCAGATAAAAAATGTGACCTAGATGAATTTAGTATTCTAAAAGTCACCCCAgaatttcaagaatttgtagCAAAAAATCTAAGAAAACTCTTGGATAAAGAAATAGATTTATACACTAGTCAAAATGATCCAAAAGCAACTGATAACAATACCGgtggtataaaattattttcaaattctacTGTAATTCTAAAagataatgaaaattatgactTAGAAATTAGTTCAAAAAAGCCGAAAAAAACAagcaatgaaaatgaaatagatTTGGATGAACAAATTAAGAGTGTTGCGGTTTCTCCTGAtgatattttatcgaaaaaagatACCTTATTTTGGTCGAAACGTACAAAACGAAAACCTtttgtttataagaaattatCGAATGGAAAATTAGAAttagttgaataa